In Peromyscus eremicus chromosome 2, PerEre_H2_v1, whole genome shotgun sequence, a single genomic region encodes these proteins:
- the LOC131904817 gene encoding Kruppel-like factor 18: MSSFPETVEEFEKFFKDIFEACGEQEKSTGDFQQGPNIPEVAKDRIIYGDQMTDPQHQINHYGQTTFSRAEDIYRGQLKILGGENTHHGYQTAVYKGYQNLSVDPQVTSPIGGQPLYDWQMQTPGFKRNHHGSNKTNSSEEENLFQSPETTASFEDTFYFSEMMTTTVDENVCPGQKRSPNVEGSHSPQRTSCGNQTPYVGGSTYPSSSFLAQIQPLGSFSVSPSGQGQLPQETSDPETLNYMSQKKDRKLKQYFCSFQNCDKAYTTLFHLKDHVRKHTGEKPYVCKELGCSWTFFRSVDLKRHQSKHSGERPYFCATCNKNFSRLWYLKKHQMICSGSSPNG; the protein is encoded by the coding sequence ATGTCCTCCTTTCCAGAAACAGTTGAGGAATTTGAAAAGTTCTTCAAGGATATCTTTGAAGCCTGTGGGGAACAGGAAAAATCCACAGGTGATTTTCAGCAAGGGCCCAACATTCCTGAGGTGGCCAAGGATAGGATCATCTATGGAGATCAGATGACAGACCCCCAACACCAGATAAACCACTATGGCCAGACGACATTCTCCCGTGCTGAGGATATCTACAGAGGTCAGCTGAAAATCCTAGGTGGTGAAAACACCCACCATGGGTACCAGACAGCAGTCTACAAAGGTTATCAGAATCTCTCTGTGGATCCTCAGGTGACAAGTCCAATTGGTGGCCAGCCTCTCTATGACTGGCAGATGCAAACTCCTGGatttaaaagaaatcatcatGGGAGCAACAAGACAAACTCCAGTGAAGAGGAGAACCTGTTTCAGTCTCCTGAGACAACTGCCAGTTTTGAAGACACTTTCTACTTTAGTGAGATGATGACTACCACTGTAGATGAGAATGTCTGCCCAGGTCAGAAGAGATCACCCAATGTTGAAGGAAGCCACAGTCCTCAGAGGACTTCATGTGGTAACCAAACCCCATATGTGGGTGGATCCACATACCCTTCAAGTTCCTTTTTGGCCCAAATTCAACCTCTGGGGAGCTTTTCAGTTTCTCCTTCAGGCCAGGGACAGCTTCCACAAGAAACATCAGACCCAGAGACTCTGAATTATATGTCTCAGAAGAAGGATCGCAAGTTGAAACAATATTTCTGTTCCTTCCAGAATTGTGATAAAGCTTACACAACTTTATTCCACCTCAAAGACCATGTGAGGAAACACACTGGGGAGAAGCCTTATGTGTGCAAAGAGCTTGGATGCTCATGGACCTTTTTCCGGTCAGTAGATCTCAAAAGACACCAAAGCAAGCACAGTGGGGAGAGGCCCTACTTTTGTGCCACGTGCAACAAGAATTTTTCCAGATTGTGGTACCTCAAGAAACACCAGATGATTTGTAGTGGATCTTCTCCCAATGGTTGA